A region of the Bacteroidota bacterium genome:
CGGTAAGAGAGTGTGAGGATGCAATGGGTGCTTATTTGATGATGTTTGCTTCTATAGGAGCTGGATTACCGCTGCCGGTCATTAATTTGATTGCAGCGGTAATTTATTATTACATCAATAGGTCCAAGAGCCGTTTTGTTCGTTTTCATTCCTTGCAATCCCTGATTTCTCAAATTCCCCTAACCCTGCTTAATTCTGTAGCAGTTTTCTGGACCATTAGAATACTGTTTTATAACCAGTTTAATTTTAGTGATACATACATTGGATATGTAATTATGCTTTTTCTTGCCAATATTATTTATTTTATTTTCAGTATAGTAGGAGCCGTTAAAGCGCGAAAAGGAAGGTTTTATTATTTTGTGTTTTTTGGGAAAGTGGCTTACGAGAGTGTTTATAAAATAAAGGAAGAAACTGTAATTCCTGAGGTTGTAAACAAACCACCTAATTTATAATTGCTTCAAATGAGAATTTCTGTGTTAATTGATTTGATCAAGTTAACTATAGTTTTTGGCGGAACATGGGCATTATTTACCTTTATTCCCTTTTCTTTTGATCCCCCAGAAATGCAATTATCAATTGAAAAGGAAGAAAAACTAGGTGATCTTATTGTTGATGAAATGGTTTTAAAAGATAAAAACACCATTGTCATTAGCAATCCTGGTTTGGATTCTGCCATGAATATTATTTCTAAAATTTTAACCAGTAAAATCGGAAATACAGATTACGAGTATAAAATAAAGGTTATTGAAAATGAAACCATAAATGCCTTTACACTTCCAGGTGGAAATATTTTTATTTACAGTGGCTTAATTGAATTTTCAGATCATCCTGAAGAATTGGCAGCAGTGCTTGCACATGAAATTGGTCATGTAGAAAAAAGGCATGTTGTAAATAAACTTATTAAAGAGTTGGGGTTAACCCTGTTGTTTTCAGTGTTAGCAGGAGGGGATAATATTTTAACTCAAGAAATTGGTAGAACAGCAATGTCCTCTGTTTTTGATCGGAAACAGGAAGAAGAAGCAGATTTATTTGCCCTAGAGTTATTGGAAAAAGCAAGAATAAATCCAAAAGTAATGGCTATCTTTTTCAGGCGAATGAATGATAAGTTGGGAAACTACAATGAAAACCTGGAAATATTGGCAAGCCATCCCAACAACAATTCCCGTATTAAATCCGCTTTAGAATATCAAACAAAGGATAATTTTAAAAGCCAGAAATTAAATTTGAATTGGGAATTCGTAAAAAAATCCTTAAAAAGTAAATGAAAACAGTTAAAATAATTCTTGTAATAACGGGTGCACTTATGCTTATTGGAGGCATTTTTTCTCCTGTAATCAAAATTCCATTTTTTGGGGAGAGTAGTTATCATGATCAAAAACAGACTGAATCCTATGTGATGATTCTATTGGGTTTGCTTTCCATAGCCTTTATGATTCTGAAAAAATACCGTTGGTTGTGGATTCCCGCCACAACTTCTTTTTTAATTTTAATGTATAATTATTACGAATATATTCAGAATAAAACCGATGTAAATTCAAGTGTAAAAGAAATATTGCCTTTTATAAACCTGAATGATGTTTCTGGGTTATTTGCCGATGCAATAGAGCTTAAATGGGGAGTTTACATTCTTATTACAGGTACTGTTTTTATTGCCATTGCTGCAACTTTGAAAAATGAAAGTTCTGAATTATAAAGCAGCAATAGCTGAAATTTCTACATTTACTTTTTTAGGTAAAACAGAAACCTCCACAGTTTCTCTTGCAGGAAAAGCACTGGTGAAATAACTTCCATAAATTTCATTAATGGCAGAAAAATTATTCATGTCTGAAATGAATATGGAACATTTTAATATATGGCTAAAGTCCATACCTGCTTCTTTTAATACAGCTTTTAAATTTTCCATCACCTGCTTTGTTTCTGCTTTTATGTCAGTCAAATCAAGATTTCCTGTTTGGGGATTAATTGCTATTTGTCCTGAAATATAAAGCGTGTTATTATGTAATACTGCCTGGCTATAGGGTCCAATTGGCTCAGGGGCATTTTTAGTGTAGATTATTTTTTTCATTGACCTGCTTTTTGATGTAGTGATTAATTTTATTGCTTTCTTCTTTTTTACTGCAAATATTCTTTATCCTTCAATCATCCATTACATTTGACGGTTATCAAAAGGACTGCTTCTTTTGGTTAATTTAAGATCTTGTAAAATAGCTGATTTTACATTTATTTGTAAATTGTAACTTTTGTTAAATCCAAAAGGTACCCAGTTAAAGGACATTTCCCAGCAATGTAAGTCCCTGTATATATTAAGACTGGTATAGGTTATATCTTTCATGGTAAAATCATAACCGGAACTAAAACCAAACTTCCATTTGGGAGTAAGGTTGAAATCCCCGTAACACTGTACTGATTGGGTAACCTGTTTTTCAATTAAGGGTTTGGAATAACGTAAAACATAGGCAACATTAATGTTCCATGGAATATTGAAATCCACATAGGCATTTGGATTGGATTGTATCATTCTCAATTGTTCTTCAGTGCCCTTGGTTGAAGTAATAGGGCCAGATCCTTGTTTTGAACGAAGGGAAAAATTTAAAGCAAGGTTTGCATCAACCAATCTTCCAATATTTCTGCTATGGTCCCATTCAAATTCGTTTATTTTTATTGGTATTGAATCATTACTTAATGTATAGGGGTCTAATATTCCTCCAAAATTAATGCTGAAATTGTTCAGAAAAGTGGTTCGTCCTGAAATCATAATTGGAGTCCATTTAAATTCATCTGCAAAAATATTATGGGAGACATTTATGGAAAGATTTTCCAGAAGTTTGATTTTTTTAAACCCTGTAATGGTGTCTTTGGCTGACCGGACTTTCGTTTCTAAATTATTTATTAAGCCAAAATTCAAGATTCCCTGTTCATCTTCTCCTGGTTTTCCATAAATTCCTAAATCATAAGGAGAATAACTGGATACAGTACCATCCTGACCATAATAACCATAAAGCTGGGTGCTGAAATCTGGTCGGTAGGATAAGCCAATACTAGGTGTCATTACATGTCTTATGGCTTGAACTGGTCCCCTTTTGAACTGGTACATTCCATAGAGTTTTGTACTCAGATTTGCAGATGCATTATATTCTCCAATTCTACTGAAACCACCAATGGTATCAGTAGTCAAGGTATTTGTTTGTTCATCATATGTTTTTTCTATGCTTTGAATATACCATCTTTCAATATAAGTGATGTTGGGATTCAATGTAAAATTTTTCAATAATTTTATAGAAGTTGAAGCCGAGGCATTGTGCAACATACCACTTCTGAATTGACCTAAACTGCTCCTGTCAAAAAGCATGCTATCAACAGTGTTAATCTGGTTTTTGATGCTTGTAACATAATTAAAACCTATTTTTTCGAACCATTTTTGGGCTCCCACTGCCAGCTTTCTCTTAAAAGGAAAAATCCTGTTGACGGAAAAAGCTGCCTCAGGCAAAGTAACTGATACATCTTTAGTAATTGTATTTTGACTGTGTCTGCCGTTTAAAGTAAAGTTAAAGGGTTTCCCAGGCCAGGAACGGGCGAATGAAATATTGGATTGCAGGGTATTGGTCAAAAAGTTAGAATTTCCCCTGGAAAAGGAATTAAGTTGGTTGTAATTACTTGTACCTGCATTAACATCAGCGGAGAAAACACTGTTGGGCCTTGCCTTGCGATCCTGCCTATGACTCCATTTTACCATAAAATCTTTATTTTCCTGGTAAAAGGGGTTAGCCCCTGTTGCATCGCTGTAATCTTTCAAAGCACTTTCGCCTATGGTTATATTCGAATACCTTAAATCCATGTTTCCGCTAAACTTATAACGCTTGTGATAGTTGCTGTTTGCACCCAAAGCCCAGCTTCCTTTGGAATAAATATCTCCAAGAAGTGAGAGATCCACTTTTTCATTTAAGGGTAAATAATAACCGCCATTGGTTAAAAAAAAGCCTAATTCCTGTGATTCTCCATAAGTTGGCAAAATAATGCCAGAGGATTGCCCTTTTTTATTGGGAAAAAAACCAAATGGGAGTGCCAGGGGGGTTGGTACTTGCTCAATTACAAGGTAAGCTGGTCCAGTAATAATTTTATCGTCAGGAATCACTTTTAATTTAGAGGCCTTTATATAAAAATGAGGTTCGGAATTCTCGCAGGTTGTATATTTTCCATTCTTTATATACAGTTCATCATTCTGCATTTTTTTTACACTTTCCCCGTGTATGTAACCTTCTCCCTCTTGTGTTATTACCTCTTTTATTAAACCTTTTTTTGTCTCAAAATTAAAAGTCATTTCCTTTGAAGTGAAACTTTGGCCCTTTTCATCAAAAACAGGAAGTTCAATTTCTTTTCCCAAACTATCCCTTACTCCTTTAGCATAAACAATTTTAGTGTTCATGTTTAATTCTATATAACCGGCTTTTAATTTAATGGTTCCGTAATCTACCTGGGCATCCCCATATAAATACATTTTTTTTGTAGCCAGTTCAAAGCGCATGGAATCCCTGGCTGAATATTTTACTTTAGAATCAAGAAACTTTTCTTTTTTATTGCCTTTTCCCGATGCAGGTTCAGTAAGAGAAAGTGTATCAGAAATTACTAAACTGTCTGATTTTATAACTAAACTATCTCCTACAATAGCTTTATTCCTTCTTTTATCACTTGATAAGGAATCAGGATTGGCTAATTCCTGGGCTATTGCTGTTGTACCAATAGAAATAACTGCTGTTAAAAATATTAACAGGTAAGGTTTGAAAAAATCTTGCTTTGGAAGTGCTGCCGGCAAGGTAAATAATACTAATTTTGTGAAAATGTTGTTTTTAATCAATATAGGAAACTGCACAAAACTAAATAAAAATTATTATCATTTCCCTTAAATGAAAACAGACTCAAGGTTTATGTCATTTTTTATAGTAATGAAAAAGGTTTTTTTCCTTTTATTCCTTTTGATTTGTTTCATACCCCTAACATCATTTATACCTAAATTATTTCCTTTGGGAATAAAAAAAATTGTTATAGATGCCGGTCATGGTGGTCATGACCCTGGTTGTTTGGGTTCAGGATCAAAGGAAAAGGATATCGCTTTGGGTATTTCTTTAAAACTTGGAAAATATATTGAGGAAAATCTCAAAGACGTAGAGGTTGTGTATACCCGCGATTCTGATAAATTCATTGAATTACATGAAAGAGCCGCAATTGCTAACCGGATAAAAGCCGATCTTTTTATTTGTATTCATTGCAATGCAGGTGCATCAACAGCCTATGGGGCTGAAACATATGTAATGGGCCTTCATAAGACAAAGGATAATTTGAATGTTGCAAAACGAGAGAATTCTGCCATATTAATGGAGAAAGATTACAAAAAGGAATACGAGGGATTTGATCCTCAGTCCGATGAAGCTAATATTATGTTTTCCTTATATCAAAGTACATATTTAGAACAAAGTTTGAATTTTGCAGCAAAAATTCAAACTCAATTCAGGGACCGGGTGGGTAGACATGACAGAGGAGTTAAACAGGCTGGTTTCTTGGTTCTTTATATGACAGCAATGCCAAGTGTACTGATTGAAACAGGTTTTTTATCCAATAATATGGATGAAGCTTTTCTACGTACTGATGAAGGACAGGTATTAATGGCTTCAGCAATATTTAGGGCTTTTAAAGAATATAAATTGGAAATTGATGGAAAATCTGAGCCTAAAGAACCTAAGGAAATTCAAAAAACTGTGGTTGAAAATAATGAAAAAGTAGTATTACCTGTTAAGGAAGTAAAGATTGAAAGCGAGCCCGAAAATAAAAAACCAAAACAAATTAAAAAGCCAGTTGTTTTGGAAGTTGCCAAGATTGATGGCATTATATTTAAAGTGCAATTTGCTACCTCCATTGCACTTTTGGATATTAAACCTGAAAATTTCAAAGGATTAACAGGTGTTGAGGCATTCAAAGCAGGAGAAATATACCGTTATGCAGTAGGGATGGAAAAAACAATAGATGGAGCTAAAATATTGCAGGAGGAAGTTAAAGGCAAAGGATATAAGGATGCTTTTATAATCTCATTTAAAAATGGTGAAAGAATTTCAGTTGCTGAAGCTATAAAAGAATTGAATAAGTAATTTCTCCTTTTTTTTATTTTTTCCTTTTGAGATTCCTGTTATTCCTGTAAGTTTGTATCACATAAATTAGAATAAAATAAATTGAGAAAAGAAGTTAAAACAGGAATACTCGTTATAGTGGCAATTGCATTGTTTGTTTTCGGATTTAATTTTTTGAAAGGCAGGAGCATTTTTAAAACACAACGTACTTTTTATGCTATTTATAACAATATTGATGGACTAACCACCTCCAATCCTGTTTTTGTAAACGGAATGAGTGTTGGCCATGTTACTAAAATTGAATTGCTTCCCGGAAAAACAGGTGATATAATGGTAACATTTACTGTGGATCATCAAGAACTGCAAATTCCGGTTAAGTCAACTGCCAAAATTGCAAGTATGGATCTTTTAGGTTCAAAATCAATTGAAATAATCCTTGGCCATGCAGATGAGTTTTACCAGAGTGGGGATACTTTAAGGTCCTCTGTGCAAGTATCTCTTACTGAGGAAGTAAACAGGCAGGTTGCACCCCTTAAACTAAAGGCAGAAAGTTTGATTTCATCTGTTGATTCAGTAATGACTATAGTTCAGACAGTTTTAAACAAAGAAACAATTTCAAACCTTGCCTCTAGTTTTGAAAGCCTGAACAAAACAATGTCATCTTTGGAAAAAACAGCCTATCGCCTTGACACCGTTGTGGGGGAGGAAAAATCGAGAATAAATTCCATTATGGCCAACATGGAATCCATTACAAATAATTTTCGTGACAACAATGCACAGCTCTCACGCATAATCACGAATATGGGATCCATTACGGATTCTCTTGCCAAAGCGAATATTGCATCTACAATTAATAATGCCGATCTTGCTTTGGCTCAAGCCAAAAATATACTGGATAAAATCAACAGGGGCGAGGGGTCAATGGGTATGTTAATTAATAACAATGAACTGTATAAGAATCTGGAAAAATCTTCTGCTGAAATGGAAAAATTAATAATTGACATGCGCTCGAACCCGCACAGATACTTACATTTTTCATTAATAGGGGGCAAAAATAAAGCGAATAAAGAATAATATTCATTTAGATTGATCTTATGGGCATAGGTAATATAATTTTTATAACATTATTAATTGTCGCAACAGGATTGTTTTTGTTTAACCTTTCCAAGGTAATCCGAAACATTAAACTTGGAGGACCAGCAAATCCTTTTGACAAGGCAGCTTTGCGTTGGAAAACAATGGCCAGGGTGGCTTTAGGACAATCTAAAATGGCGGCAAGACCCATTCCTTTTTTCTTGCATCTTTTTGTTTATTTAGGCTTTATAATTGTTAACATTGAGGTTTTAGACATTGCCATTGATGGTGTTTTTGGTACCCATCGTTTCATTTCCGGTTTTACAGGCCAATTTTACAACTTCCTTATTGTTTCATTCGAATTTCTGGCTATTTCTG
Encoded here:
- a CDS encoding DUF4870 domain-containing protein is translated as VRECEDAMGAYLMMFASIGAGLPLPVINLIAAVIYYYINRSKSRFVRFHSLQSLISQIPLTLLNSVAVFWTIRILFYNQFNFSDTYIGYVIMLFLANIIYFIFSIVGAVKARKGRFYYFVFFGKVAYESVYKIKEETVIPEVVNKPPNL
- a CDS encoding M48 family metallopeptidase; amino-acid sequence: MRISVLIDLIKLTIVFGGTWALFTFIPFSFDPPEMQLSIEKEEKLGDLIVDEMVLKDKNTIVISNPGLDSAMNIISKILTSKIGNTDYEYKIKVIENETINAFTLPGGNIFIYSGLIEFSDHPEELAAVLAHEIGHVEKRHVVNKLIKELGLTLLFSVLAGGDNILTQEIGRTAMSSVFDRKQEEEADLFALELLEKARINPKVMAIFFRRMNDKLGNYNENLEILASHPNNNSRIKSALEYQTKDNFKSQKLNLNWEFVKKSLKSK
- a CDS encoding RidA family protein, with translation MKKIIYTKNAPEPIGPYSQAVLHNNTLYISGQIAINPQTGNLDLTDIKAETKQVMENLKAVLKEAGMDFSHILKCSIFISDMNNFSAINEIYGSYFTSAFPARETVEVSVLPKKVNVEISAIAAL
- a CDS encoding LPS-assembly protein LptD; translation: MQFPILIKNNIFTKLVLFTLPAALPKQDFFKPYLLIFLTAVISIGTTAIAQELANPDSLSSDKRRNKAIVGDSLVIKSDSLVISDTLSLTEPASGKGNKKEKFLDSKVKYSARDSMRFELATKKMYLYGDAQVDYGTIKLKAGYIELNMNTKIVYAKGVRDSLGKEIELPVFDEKGQSFTSKEMTFNFETKKGLIKEVITQEGEGYIHGESVKKMQNDELYIKNGKYTTCENSEPHFYIKASKLKVIPDDKIITGPAYLVIEQVPTPLALPFGFFPNKKGQSSGIILPTYGESQELGFFLTNGGYYLPLNEKVDLSLLGDIYSKGSWALGANSNYHKRYKFSGNMDLRYSNITIGESALKDYSDATGANPFYQENKDFMVKWSHRQDRKARPNSVFSADVNAGTSNYNQLNSFSRGNSNFLTNTLQSNISFARSWPGKPFNFTLNGRHSQNTITKDVSVTLPEAAFSVNRIFPFKRKLAVGAQKWFEKIGFNYVTSIKNQINTVDSMLFDRSSLGQFRSGMLHNASASTSIKLLKNFTLNPNITYIERWYIQSIEKTYDEQTNTLTTDTIGGFSRIGEYNASANLSTKLYGMYQFKRGPVQAIRHVMTPSIGLSYRPDFSTQLYGYYGQDGTVSSYSPYDLGIYGKPGEDEQGILNFGLINNLETKVRSAKDTITGFKKIKLLENLSINVSHNIFADEFKWTPIMISGRTTFLNNFSINFGGILDPYTLSNDSIPIKINEFEWDHSRNIGRLVDANLALNFSLRSKQGSGPITSTKGTEEQLRMIQSNPNAYVDFNIPWNINVAYVLRYSKPLIEKQVTQSVQCYGDFNLTPKWKFGFSSGYDFTMKDITYTSLNIYRDLHCWEMSFNWVPFGFNKSYNLQINVKSAILQDLKLTKRSSPFDNRQM
- a CDS encoding N-acetylmuramoyl-L-alanine amidase translates to MKKVFFLLFLLICFIPLTSFIPKLFPLGIKKIVIDAGHGGHDPGCLGSGSKEKDIALGISLKLGKYIEENLKDVEVVYTRDSDKFIELHERAAIANRIKADLFICIHCNAGASTAYGAETYVMGLHKTKDNLNVAKRENSAILMEKDYKKEYEGFDPQSDEANIMFSLYQSTYLEQSLNFAAKIQTQFRDRVGRHDRGVKQAGFLVLYMTAMPSVLIETGFLSNNMDEAFLRTDEGQVLMASAIFRAFKEYKLEIDGKSEPKEPKEIQKTVVENNEKVVLPVKEVKIESEPENKKPKQIKKPVVLEVAKIDGIIFKVQFATSIALLDIKPENFKGLTGVEAFKAGEIYRYAVGMEKTIDGAKILQEEVKGKGYKDAFIISFKNGERISVAEAIKELNK
- a CDS encoding MCE family protein, with translation MRKEVKTGILVIVAIALFVFGFNFLKGRSIFKTQRTFYAIYNNIDGLTTSNPVFVNGMSVGHVTKIELLPGKTGDIMVTFTVDHQELQIPVKSTAKIASMDLLGSKSIEIILGHADEFYQSGDTLRSSVQVSLTEEVNRQVAPLKLKAESLISSVDSVMTIVQTVLNKETISNLASSFESLNKTMSSLEKTAYRLDTVVGEEKSRINSIMANMESITNNFRDNNAQLSRIITNMGSITDSLAKANIASTINNADLALAQAKNILDKINRGEGSMGMLINNNELYKNLEKSSAEMEKLIIDMRSNPHRYLHFSLIGGKNKANKE